A single window of Carassius auratus strain Wakin chromosome 9, ASM336829v1, whole genome shotgun sequence DNA harbors:
- the vgll3 gene encoding transcription cofactor vestigial-like protein 3 isoform X1 — protein MSCLDVMYHQSYGAHHYLPTTSAAAAAYKAAYYQQQQQKKFSAYGRMQDSEEFPSDCGQRKQSGALKPRPEPERPREEEQSAGEEERCKETQPAEAKYLSARCVVFTYFRGDIGDVVDEHFSRALSQASAFSNDAKTGRLHSGGPWREGNSHSEGHPSSLWGSGYPCQTSSHPDFPLAAAFHPADAGLWSSHSLAQTGLHPPSALTDSWHYGLGAQGGAGYPHMHEMYPHMHPRHPPPHSHAHHVLHHAHSPALDPRFSPLLLPGVRASCSPTSCTDAIKTELEPSSIPAPSWPASFHGSVDIYHDTALDQDKAKASVWF, from the exons ATGAGTTGTTTGGATGTTATGTATCATCAGAGTTATGGAGCTCATCACTACTTGCCCAcgacatcagcagcagcagcggctTACAAAGCGGCATATTACCAGCAGCAGCAG CAGAAGAAGTTCAGTGCCTACGGCAGGATGCAGGATTCAGAGGAGTTTCCCTCGGACTGTGGCCAGAGGAAGCAGTCTGGAGCGCTGAAGCCCCGTCCTGAGCCCGAGCGTCCACGAGAGGAGGAGCAGAGCGCTGGAGAAGAGGAGCGCTGCAAGGAGACGCAGCCCGCCGAGGCCAAGTACTTGAGTGCCAGGTGTGTGGTCTTCACCTATTTCCGTGGAGACATCGGGGATGTGGTGGACGAGCATTTCTCACGTGCACTGAGTCAGGCCAGCGCCTTCAGCAATGATGCCAAGACCGGCAGACTTCACTCCGGAGGACCATGGAGAG AAGGAAACTCCCACTCTGAGGGTCATCCGTCGTCCCTGTGGGGTAGTGGCTACCCGTGTCAGACCTCCTCTCACCCGGACTTCCCCCTCGCCGCTGCCTTCCACCCTGCAGACGCTGGCCTCTGGAGCAGCCACAGCCTCGCGCAGACCGGCCTGCACCCTCCCTCTGCTCTCACTGACTCCTGGCACTACGGCCTGGGAGCACAGGGTGGAGCGGGATACCCTCACATGCACGAGATGTACCCTCACATGCACCCCCGTCACCCACCCCCACACTCCCACGCCCACCACGTGCTCCATCACGCCCACAGCCCCGCTCTGGACCCGCGCTTCAGCCCGCTTCTGCTGCCCGGTGTGAGAGCATCTTGCAGCCCGACGTCCTGCACAGATGCAATCAAAACTGAGCTGGAGCCGAGTAGCATCCCAGCACCAAGCTGGCCCGCTTCTTTCCATGGGTCAGTGGACATCTATCATGATACAG CGCTCGATCAAGACAAAGCGAAGGCCAGTGTTTGGTTCTGA
- the vgll3 gene encoding transcription cofactor vestigial-like protein 3 isoform X3, whose protein sequence is MSCLDVMYHQSYGAHHYLPTTSAAAAAYKAAYYQQQQQKKFSAYGRMQDSEEFPSDCGQRKQSGALKPRPEPERPREEEQSAGEEERCKETQPAEAKYLSARCVVFTYFRGDIGDVVDEHFSRALSQASAFSNDAKTGRLHSGGPWRGNSHSEGHPSSLWGSGYPCQTSSHPDFPLAAAFHPADAGLWSSHSLAQTGLHPPSALTDSWHYGLGAQGGAGYPHMHEMYPHMHPRHPPPHSHAHHVLHHAHSPALDPRFSPLLLPGVRASCSPTSCTDAIKTELEPSSIPAPSWPASFHGSVDIYHDTALDQDKAKASVWF, encoded by the exons ATGAGTTGTTTGGATGTTATGTATCATCAGAGTTATGGAGCTCATCACTACTTGCCCAcgacatcagcagcagcagcggctTACAAAGCGGCATATTACCAGCAGCAGCAG CAGAAGAAGTTCAGTGCCTACGGCAGGATGCAGGATTCAGAGGAGTTTCCCTCGGACTGTGGCCAGAGGAAGCAGTCTGGAGCGCTGAAGCCCCGTCCTGAGCCCGAGCGTCCACGAGAGGAGGAGCAGAGCGCTGGAGAAGAGGAGCGCTGCAAGGAGACGCAGCCCGCCGAGGCCAAGTACTTGAGTGCCAGGTGTGTGGTCTTCACCTATTTCCGTGGAGACATCGGGGATGTGGTGGACGAGCATTTCTCACGTGCACTGAGTCAGGCCAGCGCCTTCAGCAATGATGCCAAGACCGGCAGACTTCACTCCGGAGGACCATGGAGAG GAAACTCCCACTCTGAGGGTCATCCGTCGTCCCTGTGGGGTAGTGGCTACCCGTGTCAGACCTCCTCTCACCCGGACTTCCCCCTCGCCGCTGCCTTCCACCCTGCAGACGCTGGCCTCTGGAGCAGCCACAGCCTCGCGCAGACCGGCCTGCACCCTCCCTCTGCTCTCACTGACTCCTGGCACTACGGCCTGGGAGCACAGGGTGGAGCGGGATACCCTCACATGCACGAGATGTACCCTCACATGCACCCCCGTCACCCACCCCCACACTCCCACGCCCACCACGTGCTCCATCACGCCCACAGCCCCGCTCTGGACCCGCGCTTCAGCCCGCTTCTGCTGCCCGGTGTGAGAGCATCTTGCAGCCCGACGTCCTGCACAGATGCAATCAAAACTGAGCTGGAGCCGAGTAGCATCCCAGCACCAAGCTGGCCCGCTTCTTTCCATGGGTCAGTGGACATCTATCATGATACAG CGCTCGATCAAGACAAAGCGAAGGCCAGTGTTTGGTTCTGA
- the vgll3 gene encoding transcription cofactor vestigial-like protein 3 isoform X2 gives MSCLDVMYHQSYGAHHYLPTTSAAAAAYKAAYYQQQQKKFSAYGRMQDSEEFPSDCGQRKQSGALKPRPEPERPREEEQSAGEEERCKETQPAEAKYLSARCVVFTYFRGDIGDVVDEHFSRALSQASAFSNDAKTGRLHSGGPWREGNSHSEGHPSSLWGSGYPCQTSSHPDFPLAAAFHPADAGLWSSHSLAQTGLHPPSALTDSWHYGLGAQGGAGYPHMHEMYPHMHPRHPPPHSHAHHVLHHAHSPALDPRFSPLLLPGVRASCSPTSCTDAIKTELEPSSIPAPSWPASFHGSVDIYHDTALDQDKAKASVWF, from the exons ATGAGTTGTTTGGATGTTATGTATCATCAGAGTTATGGAGCTCATCACTACTTGCCCAcgacatcagcagcagcagcggctTACAAAGCGGCATATTACCAGCAGCAGCAG AAGAAGTTCAGTGCCTACGGCAGGATGCAGGATTCAGAGGAGTTTCCCTCGGACTGTGGCCAGAGGAAGCAGTCTGGAGCGCTGAAGCCCCGTCCTGAGCCCGAGCGTCCACGAGAGGAGGAGCAGAGCGCTGGAGAAGAGGAGCGCTGCAAGGAGACGCAGCCCGCCGAGGCCAAGTACTTGAGTGCCAGGTGTGTGGTCTTCACCTATTTCCGTGGAGACATCGGGGATGTGGTGGACGAGCATTTCTCACGTGCACTGAGTCAGGCCAGCGCCTTCAGCAATGATGCCAAGACCGGCAGACTTCACTCCGGAGGACCATGGAGAG AAGGAAACTCCCACTCTGAGGGTCATCCGTCGTCCCTGTGGGGTAGTGGCTACCCGTGTCAGACCTCCTCTCACCCGGACTTCCCCCTCGCCGCTGCCTTCCACCCTGCAGACGCTGGCCTCTGGAGCAGCCACAGCCTCGCGCAGACCGGCCTGCACCCTCCCTCTGCTCTCACTGACTCCTGGCACTACGGCCTGGGAGCACAGGGTGGAGCGGGATACCCTCACATGCACGAGATGTACCCTCACATGCACCCCCGTCACCCACCCCCACACTCCCACGCCCACCACGTGCTCCATCACGCCCACAGCCCCGCTCTGGACCCGCGCTTCAGCCCGCTTCTGCTGCCCGGTGTGAGAGCATCTTGCAGCCCGACGTCCTGCACAGATGCAATCAAAACTGAGCTGGAGCCGAGTAGCATCCCAGCACCAAGCTGGCCCGCTTCTTTCCATGGGTCAGTGGACATCTATCATGATACAG CGCTCGATCAAGACAAAGCGAAGGCCAGTGTTTGGTTCTGA